From one Thalassospira lucentensis genomic stretch:
- a CDS encoding DUF3833 domain-containing protein: MKPQDFAQKEPRFDVFEYFEGNSRAWGIFEDRFGKLRRQFTVDITGTINDGVLTLEEDFLYDDGEQDRRVWIIRKTGEHSLSGEADDIIGTAAGVQYGNALNWSYEMDLKVGDGSWRVSFDDWMFLQGDGVLVNRARVRKWGFEIGEVTLFFTKQPSVLRAAE, from the coding sequence ATGAAACCGCAGGATTTTGCGCAAAAAGAGCCCCGCTTCGATGTATTTGAATACTTCGAAGGCAATAGTCGGGCCTGGGGAATTTTTGAGGACCGGTTCGGAAAGCTGCGTCGTCAGTTCACGGTCGATATCACCGGGACCATCAATGATGGCGTTCTGACGCTGGAAGAAGATTTTCTGTATGACGATGGTGAACAGGACCGCCGTGTATGGATAATCCGCAAGACCGGTGAGCATAGCCTGAGCGGGGAGGCCGATGACATCATCGGCACGGCCGCGGGCGTGCAGTATGGCAATGCACTGAACTGGAGCTATGAAATGGACCTGAAGGTCGGTGACGGTAGCTGGCGGGTCAGTTTCGATGACTGGATGTTTTTGCAGGGCGACGGGGTTCTTGTGAACCGGGCACGCGTGCGCAAATGGGGGTTCGAGATCGGTGAAGTCACCCTGTTCTTTACGAAACAGCCATCCGTGCTGCGAGCCGCCGAATAA